A region from the Halomarina litorea genome encodes:
- a CDS encoding 3-hydroxyacyl-CoA dehydrogenase/enoyl-CoA hydratase family protein, with protein sequence MEFDDIQTIAILGAGNMGHGIAEVAAMAGYEVNLRDINEEFVQNGYEQIEWSLGKLAESDQLSEEEADAALDRVTPVVEMSEAVSDVDFIIEAVPEKMDIKKDVYGDVQEYAPEEAIIATNTSSLSITELSEVTERPEQFCGMHFFNPPVRMQLVEVITGAHTAEETLDLTEQLAESFGKTPVRVRKDSPGFIVNRILVPLMNEACWIVEEDDATMEEVDSTVKYDIGLPMGAFELGDQVGNDVTYHVLEYMHEVLGEAYAPCPLLERTVEEERFGKKTGKGFYDYEDGDGADVPPDQTREDVKRRLLAVMANEVGNLVGNDVAPAKDIDEAVMLGGGYPTGPAKMADDYGLESLVETLDDLREEKDAVRYEVSDYLRERAGEGGFYEQGDDADVEFSTIELEYPGDMVGQIVLAREARMNTVNPEMLDELSEAIDHFEEDDDVRAILITGKGNRAFSAGADVSGFAASADPLEAIKLSKKGQETFGKLEESPLPVLAGIDGFALGGGFELAMCCDLRLASERSELGLPEHSLGLLPGWGGTQRLQRLVGMSRAKEIVLTADRFDADTMYDYNVVNEVVPNDEFEERVHEAAADLAGGPPISRWLTKRAMLRGWEDTEAGLDLEAQAFGHLMGTDDLMTGITAFMNGEDAEFEGK encoded by the coding sequence ATGGAGTTCGACGACATCCAGACCATCGCCATCCTCGGCGCCGGGAACATGGGCCACGGCATCGCCGAGGTGGCCGCCATGGCCGGCTACGAGGTGAACCTGCGCGACATCAACGAGGAGTTCGTCCAGAACGGCTACGAACAGATCGAGTGGAGCCTCGGGAAACTCGCCGAGAGCGACCAGCTCAGCGAGGAGGAGGCCGACGCCGCGCTCGACCGCGTCACGCCCGTCGTGGAGATGAGCGAGGCCGTCTCCGACGTCGACTTCATCATCGAGGCGGTGCCCGAGAAGATGGACATCAAGAAGGACGTCTACGGCGACGTCCAGGAGTACGCGCCCGAGGAGGCCATCATCGCGACCAACACCTCCTCGCTGTCCATCACGGAACTCTCGGAGGTCACCGAGCGCCCCGAGCAGTTCTGCGGGATGCACTTCTTCAACCCGCCCGTTCGGATGCAACTCGTCGAGGTCATCACCGGCGCGCACACGGCCGAGGAGACCCTCGACCTCACCGAACAGCTCGCCGAGTCGTTCGGCAAGACGCCGGTGCGCGTCCGCAAGGACTCGCCCGGCTTCATCGTCAACCGCATCCTCGTCCCCCTGATGAACGAGGCGTGCTGGATCGTCGAGGAGGACGACGCGACGATGGAGGAGGTCGACTCCACCGTGAAGTACGACATCGGCCTCCCGATGGGCGCGTTCGAACTGGGCGACCAGGTCGGCAACGACGTGACCTACCACGTCCTCGAGTACATGCACGAGGTACTGGGCGAGGCGTACGCGCCGTGTCCGCTCCTCGAACGCACGGTCGAGGAGGAGCGCTTCGGCAAGAAGACCGGGAAGGGATTCTACGACTACGAGGACGGTGACGGCGCGGACGTGCCCCCTGACCAGACCCGCGAGGACGTCAAACGCCGGCTCCTCGCCGTGATGGCCAACGAGGTCGGCAACCTCGTGGGCAACGACGTCGCGCCCGCGAAGGACATCGACGAGGCCGTCATGCTCGGCGGCGGCTACCCGACCGGTCCCGCGAAGATGGCCGACGACTACGGCCTCGAATCCCTTGTCGAGACGCTCGACGACCTCCGCGAGGAGAAAGACGCCGTCCGCTACGAGGTGTCGGACTACCTCCGTGAGCGCGCCGGCGAGGGCGGGTTCTACGAGCAGGGCGACGACGCCGACGTGGAGTTCTCGACCATCGAACTCGAGTACCCCGGTGATATGGTCGGGCAGATAGTCCTCGCGCGCGAGGCGCGGATGAACACGGTCAACCCCGAGATGCTCGACGAACTCTCGGAGGCCATCGACCACTTCGAGGAGGACGACGACGTGCGCGCCATCCTCATCACGGGGAAGGGCAACCGGGCGTTCTCCGCGGGCGCTGACGTGAGCGGATTCGCCGCGAGCGCCGACCCCCTCGAAGCCATCAAGCTCTCGAAGAAGGGTCAGGAGACGTTCGGCAAACTGGAGGAGTCGCCGCTGCCCGTCCTCGCGGGCATCGACGGCTTCGCGCTCGGCGGCGGGTTCGAACTCGCGATGTGCTGTGACCTGCGCCTCGCGAGCGAGCGCTCCGAACTCGGCCTGCCCGAGCACAGCCTCGGCCTCCTGCCGGGGTGGGGCGGCACCCAGCGACTCCAGCGTCTCGTCGGGATGAGCCGCGCGAAGGAGATCGTCCTCACCGCCGACCGGTTCGACGCGGACACGATGTACGACTACAACGTCGTCAACGAAGTGGTCCCGAACGACGAGTTCGAGGAGCGAGTCCACGAGGCGGCCGCCGACCTCGCTGGTGGGCCGCCCATCTCGCGCTGGCTGACGAAGCGCGCGATGCTCCGCGGCTGGGAGGACACCGAGGCCGGTCTCGACCTCGAGGCGCAGGCGTTCGGCCACCTCATGGGCACCGACGACCTGATGACC
- a CDS encoding acyl-CoA dehydrogenase family protein gives MDFELSAEQKQIQEEVRRFADNEIRPVAQEYDVDEKFPHEVLEKAAEMGLTGANIPMEYGGAGYSALETALIVEEMFAVDPGIALSITATTFGSDALLEYGTEEQKAQFLEPVATGEAIMGAAISEPDTGSDVSSVSTTAEKDGDEWVINGNKMWITNGTVGDFFVAMCKTDPEAEGRYNGFSQIVVESDRDGFKSEKITGKLGIRASDTAELVFDDLRVPEENLVGTRGMGFLQLMNFFDITRTMVAAQGVGIAKGACDRALDYAKEREQFGKPIGDFQAIQHKLADIHTRTEAARQLTYKSAWSVDHSDEQLTTLASMAKEFASRVAVDAANEAVQIHGGAGFVNDFDVERLYRDAKITQIYEGTTEIQKNIIARELLGKGF, from the coding sequence ATGGACTTCGAACTCTCGGCCGAGCAGAAACAGATACAGGAGGAGGTCCGCCGCTTCGCGGACAACGAGATTCGCCCCGTCGCACAGGAGTACGACGTCGACGAGAAGTTCCCCCACGAGGTCCTCGAGAAGGCCGCCGAGATGGGCCTGACCGGCGCGAACATCCCGATGGAGTACGGCGGTGCGGGCTACAGCGCCCTCGAGACCGCGCTCATCGTCGAGGAGATGTTCGCCGTCGACCCCGGCATCGCCCTCTCCATTACCGCCACCACGTTCGGGAGCGACGCCCTCCTCGAGTACGGCACCGAAGAACAAAAAGCGCAGTTCCTCGAACCCGTCGCCACCGGCGAGGCCATCATGGGCGCGGCCATCTCCGAACCCGACACCGGCAGCGACGTCTCCTCCGTCTCCACCACCGCCGAGAAGGACGGCGACGAGTGGGTCATCAACGGCAACAAGATGTGGATCACGAACGGCACCGTCGGCGACTTCTTCGTCGCCATGTGCAAGACGGACCCCGAGGCCGAGGGTCGCTACAACGGCTTCTCGCAGATCGTCGTCGAGTCCGACCGCGACGGCTTCAAGTCGGAGAAGATCACCGGCAAACTCGGCATCCGCGCCAGCGACACCGCCGAACTCGTCTTCGACGACCTGCGCGTCCCCGAGGAGAACCTCGTCGGCACGCGCGGCATGGGCTTCCTCCAGTTGATGAACTTCTTCGACATCACGCGCACGATGGTCGCCGCACAGGGCGTCGGCATCGCCAAGGGCGCCTGTGACCGCGCGCTCGACTACGCCAAGGAGCGCGAGCAGTTCGGCAAGCCCATCGGCGACTTCCAGGCCATCCAGCACAAACTCGCGGACATCCACACCCGCACCGAGGCCGCCCGTCAGCTCACCTACAAGAGCGCGTGGTCGGTCGACCACTCCGACGAGCAACTGACGACGCTCGCCTCGATGGCCAAGGAGTTCGCCTCCCGCGTGGCCGTCGACGCCGCCAACGAGGCCGTCCAGATCCACGGCGGGGCCGGCTTCGTCAACGACTTCGACGTCGAACGCCTCTACCGCGACGCCAAGATCACGCAGATATACGAGGGCACCACGGAGATTCAGAAGAACATCATCGCCCGCGAACTGCTCGGCAAGGGCTTCTAG
- a CDS encoding DMT family transporter translates to MDSGQYRDLALFLALSVMGGGAFPAVEAALPYVPPLLIAAVRFDLASVLMLGYALTTTDRWRPSTRGDVLAIVGGGTLFFPLGQGVWYVGQELTTSVLSGLMAGLIPILTAAWAWVLVPEEQVSKERLAGLGIGFAGVLLVLIPGTTSLFSPGVVGKLIIVASAVGTALGSVLIRRAENVISAPAVTAWSMLLGAGLMHALSPAVGESLADVTVNATVVLALGYLSVISTALAYVIYFVLIDRRSAVETNLIHYLFPVVAIGAGYVLFGEALPSSALVGFAFIAAGFGVLKRRTIVAELVS, encoded by the coding sequence GTGGATTCGGGCCAGTACCGCGACCTCGCGTTGTTCCTCGCCCTTTCGGTGATGGGGGGTGGGGCGTTTCCCGCCGTCGAGGCTGCCCTCCCCTACGTGCCACCGCTGTTGATCGCCGCCGTCCGGTTCGACCTCGCCAGCGTGCTCATGCTGGGGTACGCGCTCACGACGACCGACAGGTGGCGTCCGTCGACCCGCGGTGACGTCCTCGCCATCGTGGGTGGGGGGACCCTGTTCTTCCCGCTCGGACAGGGCGTCTGGTACGTCGGCCAGGAACTCACGACGAGCGTCCTCTCCGGACTGATGGCCGGTCTCATCCCGATTCTGACCGCCGCCTGGGCGTGGGTGCTCGTCCCCGAAGAGCAGGTGTCGAAAGAGCGTCTCGCGGGACTCGGCATCGGGTTCGCGGGCGTGCTCCTCGTCCTGATTCCCGGGACCACCTCGCTGTTCAGCCCGGGCGTCGTCGGGAAGCTGATAATAGTCGCCTCAGCGGTCGGAACCGCGCTCGGGAGTGTCCTGATTCGGCGCGCCGAGAACGTCATCTCCGCGCCCGCGGTGACCGCGTGGTCGATGCTCCTCGGTGCCGGACTGATGCACGCGCTCAGTCCGGCCGTCGGCGAGTCGCTGGCGGACGTGACGGTGAACGCCACGGTAGTGCTCGCACTCGGGTACCTCTCGGTGATCTCGACTGCGCTCGCGTACGTCATCTACTTCGTCCTGATCGACCGGCGGTCCGCCGTGGAGACCAATCTGATTCACTACCTCTTTCCCGTCGTGGCGATCGGAGCGGGGTACGTGCTGTTCGGCGAGGCGCTCCCGTCGTCGGCGCTCGTGGGGTTCGCGTTCATCGCTGCGGGGTTCGGTGTTCTGAAACGACGGACGATCGTCGCCGAACTCGTCAGCTGA
- the cysE gene encoding serine O-acetyltransferase, which produces MFDRLRDDVRTALDRDPAARSAAEVVLTYAGVHAVWAYRLAHRLWTGGHPLAARVLSHLARGATGVEIHPGATIGDRLFIDHGMGVVVGETAHIGDDVHLYHGVTLGGNSPHPEKRHPTLEDGVVVGANATLIGDITVGEGARVGAGAVVVEDVPPGQTVVGSPARPLSAVRRDADRKAQ; this is translated from the coding sequence ATGTTCGACCGACTCCGCGACGACGTCCGCACCGCACTCGACAGAGACCCCGCCGCCCGAAGCGCCGCCGAGGTGGTCCTCACCTACGCCGGCGTCCACGCCGTCTGGGCCTACCGACTCGCACACCGCCTCTGGACGGGCGGCCACCCGCTGGCCGCCCGCGTCCTCTCGCACCTCGCGCGAGGGGCCACCGGCGTCGAGATACACCCCGGCGCGACCATCGGCGACCGCCTGTTCATCGACCACGGGATGGGCGTCGTCGTCGGCGAGACGGCACACATCGGCGACGACGTGCACCTGTACCACGGCGTCACCCTCGGCGGGAACTCCCCGCACCCCGAAAAGCGCCACCCCACCCTCGAAGACGGCGTGGTCGTCGGGGCGAACGCGACGCTCATCGGCGACATCACCGTCGGCGAGGGGGCGCGCGTGGGGGCCGGCGCGGTGGTCGTCGAGGACGTCCCGCCCGGCCAGACGGTGGTCGGGTCGCCCGCCCGTCCCCTCTCCGCGGTCCGGCGGGACGCCGACCGGAAAGCACAGTAA
- a CDS encoding DNA-3-methyladenine glycosylase family protein, whose protein sequence is MSEPEPERGTDADAASRFADDPVMGCLEAEYGPVDLQEAMYDDEFERIVVSVINQSISTASANAVRERVYDALDDDITPANVLATDEAVLVDAGLGKQKTGYVRNIAEAFEERSYSRDTLGDHDDEAVVDLLTEIRGVGEWTARMYLLFALGREDVFPVGDLAVRRAIEELYGEMTRAEMVEFAERWAPYRSYATVLLWRWYEDDERAPLA, encoded by the coding sequence ATGAGTGAGCCTGAGCCCGAGCGCGGGACCGACGCCGATGCGGCGAGTCGCTTCGCCGACGACCCGGTGATGGGCTGTCTGGAGGCGGAGTACGGCCCCGTCGACCTGCAGGAGGCGATGTACGACGACGAGTTCGAGCGAATCGTCGTGAGCGTCATCAATCAGTCCATCTCGACGGCGTCCGCGAACGCCGTCCGCGAACGGGTGTACGACGCACTGGACGACGACATCACCCCGGCGAACGTCCTCGCGACCGACGAGGCGGTCCTCGTGGACGCGGGCCTCGGCAAGCAGAAGACGGGTTACGTCAGGAACATCGCCGAGGCGTTCGAGGAGCGCTCGTACTCCCGCGACACCCTCGGAGACCACGACGACGAGGCGGTGGTCGACCTCCTGACGGAGATTCGCGGCGTCGGCGAGTGGACCGCCCGGATGTACCTCCTGTTCGCGCTGGGTCGCGAGGACGTCTTCCCGGTCGGTGACCTCGCGGTCCGACGGGCCATCGAGGAACTCTACGGCGAGATGACGCGGGCGGAGATGGTCGAGTTCGCGGAACGCTGGGCCCCCTACCGCTCGTACGCCACCGTCCTCCTCTGGCGGTGGTACGAGGACGACGAGCGGGCACCGCTGGCCTGA
- a CDS encoding RimK/LysX family protein, with protein MSARDDEHVRVGVLSLHNSKETKAILNAVEDLGHRGEWLRQENTAISIEDGEVQVEPEVDIIANRLLLSNTEEPAEGLGLATTFNRLRPMLNQPGAVLTAIHKFATAVTLADWNIAVPDALLALSNERLNQGRGRFGEEGVYKTAIGTHGGGTWKVDLTDPVNPKVGNRQAFLQKFIDRDSGRHRDLRVYVVGEEVVGAMNRFAPEGEWRTNVALGGDVEDMTDEMPQEAKETALYASEVIGLDYAGVDLIEGNDGWYVLEVNPTAGFKGLYKATGRSPAPYIAKMAIERAGGTVDDDRVDELAATLDDSTPTAKPRQAATSREDTPLIGYIEEVVVSGTSGSATTLAKSDTGATRTSIDTSLAADIGAGPIKSMTRVKSGSMKGGKARPVVDLVIGIGGRQHTVTASVEDRSHMDYPLLLGRDILQHYQVDVRRRVDSDAPEPDDDEILEEEE; from the coding sequence ATGTCCGCCAGAGACGACGAACACGTCCGGGTCGGGGTCCTCTCGCTGCACAACAGCAAGGAGACGAAGGCCATCCTCAACGCCGTCGAGGACCTCGGCCACCGTGGTGAGTGGCTGCGACAGGAGAACACCGCCATCTCCATCGAGGACGGAGAGGTACAGGTCGAACCGGAGGTGGACATCATCGCCAACCGCCTGCTCCTCTCGAACACCGAGGAACCCGCCGAGGGCCTCGGACTGGCGACCACGTTCAACCGCCTGCGCCCCATGCTCAACCAGCCCGGGGCGGTCCTCACGGCGATTCACAAGTTCGCCACGGCCGTCACGCTCGCCGACTGGAACATCGCGGTGCCCGACGCCCTGCTCGCGCTCTCGAACGAGCGCCTCAACCAGGGCCGGGGCCGCTTCGGCGAGGAGGGGGTCTACAAGACGGCCATCGGCACCCACGGCGGCGGGACGTGGAAGGTCGACCTCACCGACCCCGTCAACCCGAAGGTCGGTAACCGGCAGGCGTTCCTCCAGAAGTTCATCGACCGCGACTCCGGCCGGCACCGCGACCTGCGCGTCTACGTCGTCGGCGAGGAGGTCGTCGGCGCGATGAACCGCTTCGCCCCCGAGGGCGAGTGGCGGACCAACGTCGCACTGGGCGGCGACGTCGAGGACATGACCGACGAGATGCCACAGGAGGCGAAGGAGACGGCGCTGTACGCCAGCGAGGTCATCGGCCTCGACTACGCCGGCGTCGACCTCATCGAGGGCAACGACGGCTGGTACGTCCTCGAAGTCAACCCCACGGCCGGGTTCAAGGGGCTCTACAAGGCGACCGGGCGCAGCCCCGCCCCCTACATCGCGAAGATGGCCATCGAGCGGGCAGGCGGCACCGTCGACGACGACCGCGTGGACGAACTCGCGGCAACGCTCGACGACTCGACGCCCACCGCCAAGCCCCGGCAGGCCGCCACGAGCCGGGAGGACACGCCCCTCATCGGCTACATCGAGGAGGTCGTCGTCTCGGGGACCAGCGGGTCGGCGACCACGCTCGCCAAGTCCGACACGGGCGCGACCCGGACGAGCATCGACACGTCGCTCGCCGCGGACATCGGTGCCGGCCCCATCAAGAGCATGACCCGCGTGAAGTCGGGGAGCATGAAAGGGGGGAAGGCCCGCCCCGTCGTCGACCTCGTCATCGGTATCGGCGGCCGTCAGCACACCGTCACCGCGAGCGTCGAGGACCGCTCGCACATGGACTACCCGCTCCTCCTCGGGCGTGACATCCTCCAGCACTACCAGGTGGACGTACGTCGCCGCGTCGACAGCGACGCACCGGAACCCGACGACGACGAAATCCTCGAAGAAGAGGAGTAG